The stretch of DNA ATCGTAATTTTGATTATTCACGCCATCATAGGATGGATTAAGGGCATTGAGTTGTGTTTCAGTATTAGATAACTTTTCAGTTGATAATCCGAGCTGTGTTCGTAGCGCATCTGATGCCGCTTGGAGCTTCTGGGTGCTCAGAATTTGATAGGAACTCGTGTTGATCCAAGCACCAGTCCCAACGACTTGCGTGGATTTGATGTTTTTCACATTGGCGCGATCATGCGTCGCTAGTGAAATAATATCGTCGAAGCTGAGGTCAGTCTTTAAATTACCTTTGAGTGAACTCAGTAAGGCACTGTAATGGGTCGCGGAAGTTGTTTTGGTGAGCTTAGTGAGGACGGCTTTCATGACTTGTTGTTGTCGTAGCTGTCGCCCGTAGTCACCACGCGGATCTTGATAACGCATCCGCGTATAGCTCAGTGCTTGTTTCCCATTGAGATGATGTGTCCCTTTGGTCGTTGTGATGTGGTCAAAGGTCACGTCCATGTCGCTGGTAATTGTGACGCCACCAACCGCATTTACCATTTGTTTCAGGCCACCCATATTGATGGTCGCATAATAGTTGATTGGGACGTTGAATAGCTTGCTGACGCTGGCCTTGGCCATTTTAGAACCACCAATATTATAAGCGGCGTTTAACTTTTGAACGTTTGGCGTCTTGGTGCCCACCATCAGTGCTAAGGTATCGCGTGGAATACTTGTGATCACGGTTTTTTTCGTCTTAGGGTTAATGGTCACGATCATGATCGTGTCAGAATTACCCTTATCGATCCGACCGTCTGCCCCGGTGTCGACGCCGAGCAATAGAATACTGATCGGTTGATTGGCGTTAATGGCCTGATTGCTACTGGTACCAGTGTAAACGGATGATTGGTAACGGGCCTGTGCTTGTCGAATTATGACCCCCACGGTGATGATTGCGATGAGCGCGATGATGCCTCCTGCAATCAACCATGGTTTTGCTTTTGAATGATGTCCCATATGTCGCATAGTGCCCTCCTTTTGAAACTACAGTTGTTAGCATACCGTTTTCGCGGCTAACTGAAAAATACCTATTTTGAGTGTACTTAATTCAAAAAATAGATACCATCAAGGACACTTTGATAAGAAAGTGTGCAAATTTTGTCGGAAACAAATTAACCCCCAATTTTCAAAAGGTAGCTTATACTAATCATGCAATCAATTAAAAAGAAATGGGGTTATTAATGTGACAACGTTTAAAGCGTTTTCAGATGCGGATATTTTAACCGACTTAAAAGCCCAAGTACCGGCAACGCAGATTTTTACGGATACGGCAACTTTGACTAAGTACTCCTTTAGCAAAAATTTAACGGATGAGGATAGTGGCTTAGCACTAGCTTATGTTGAGGCACACTCAACCGCCGATATTCAAGGCACGTTAAAAGTGGCGTGTAAGTATCATTTACCAGTTGTGCCGCAATCACAGACGACGAGTACCGTGATTGGTTCGGACGGCATCGCTGGCGGATTGATCTTATCGACAGCTAAAATGAACCATATCCTAGAAATCAGTAAAGCAGATTCCTTAGCGGTCGTGGAACCCGGCGTGATTAATGGTGATCTGGATCAAGCAGCACGCAAACAAGGGATGTTCTACGCACCTGATCCTGGTTCCAAACCAATTTCTGGCATTGGTGGCAACGTCATGACGAATGCTGGTGGGATGAGTACCGTCAAATACGGTGCCACGAAAGATAACGTCTTAGGGTTAAAAGTGGTCTTAGCGGATGGTCGCGAGATCAAGCTCGGTGGTCGGACCTTGAAGCAAGCGTTCGGCTATGATCTCACCCAGTTAATGATCGGTTCTGAGGGGACGTTAGGAATTGTTACCGAAGTTATCGTCAAATTACTGCCGATTCCGTTAGGGACACCAGTGATGGGTGTGGCCTTTTTCGATAATATGACGGCTTTGGCTAAAGCCGTGGCAGCTATCCGAATTTCCGGCGTTTATCCAACCATGCTAGAAGCCTTGGACGGGCAGACGGTCGCAGCTTTGGATCGTTATGAAAAGACGCAGTACGCTGCTGACAGTGCCGCCATGTTGATTTTTAAACTGGATAATGGTGGTGACGCCAGCATGCAAGTGGTACAAAAGTTATTAGCTGAACAACAAGCCAGTAATGTGACGATTACGACCAAGCCAGCAGAACAAGCGCAATTGGAAAAGCTGCGGCGTGATATGTTACCCGCAGTCTTTGCTGGCCAGAA from Lactiplantibacillus brownii encodes:
- a CDS encoding LCP family protein, translated to MRHMGHHSKAKPWLIAGGIIALIAIITVGVIIRQAQARYQSSVYTGTSSNQAINANQPISILLLGVDTGADGRIDKGNSDTIMIVTINPKTKKTVITSIPRDTLALMVGTKTPNVQKLNAAYNIGGSKMAKASVSKLFNVPINYYATINMGGLKQMVNAVGGVTITSDMDVTFDHITTTKGTHHLNGKQALSYTRMRYQDPRGDYGRQLRQQQVMKAVLTKLTKTTSATHYSALLSSLKGNLKTDLSFDDIISLATHDRANVKNIKSTQVVGTGAWINTSSYQILSTQKLQAASDALRTQLGLSTEKLSNTETQLNALNPSYDGVNNQNYDTNGLDTITYTDGTY
- a CDS encoding FAD-binding oxidoreductase — encoded protein: MTTFKAFSDADILTDLKAQVPATQIFTDTATLTKYSFSKNLTDEDSGLALAYVEAHSTADIQGTLKVACKYHLPVVPQSQTTSTVIGSDGIAGGLILSTAKMNHILEISKADSLAVVEPGVINGDLDQAARKQGMFYAPDPGSKPISGIGGNVMTNAGGMSTVKYGATKDNVLGLKVVLADGREIKLGGRTLKQAFGYDLTQLMIGSEGTLGIVTEVIVKLLPIPLGTPVMGVAFFDNMTALAKAVAAIRISGVYPTMLEALDGQTVAALDRYEKTQYAADSAAMLIFKLDNGGDASMQVVQKLLAEQQASNVTITTKPAEQAQLEKLRRDMLPAVFAGQNHIMEDMAVPLSQLAPLMDYIQDLAQRLNVKIYTAGHAGDGNVHPTLVWPKEAKTVPENIIVALQEMFHKTLALGGTISGEHAVGMLKNQWNNAELGEDVDELQHQIKGLFDPMGILNPKRKIN